The Comamonas sp. GB3 AK4-5 genome includes a region encoding these proteins:
- a CDS encoding amino acid permease, with the protein MGNALHRKLGARHINFLALGSAIGTGLFYGAAEAIKQAGPSVILAYMIGGAAIYMVMRALGEMVVHEPVSSSFGHYAAEYLSPLAGFLTGWTYVLEMVIVALADITAFGIYMSFWFPDTPQWIWVLGVVVIICGLNLCHVRIFGEMEFWLTLVKVTAIVAMIVGGVAILFAGIKLNGNSAPSLGNLVNHGGFFANGIQGFIASFAVVMFAYGGIEIIGLTGSEAQQPEKAIPKAISVIPARILLFYVMTITVILSIMPWTEIGTQGSPFVQIFQGLGIHSAATILNIVVITAAVSAINSDIFGAGRMLFGLAARGHAPRALTKVSRFGVPWVTVLCMSLVLLGGVLLNYLIPEQIFLLIASLATFATVWVWLMILLSQISMRRRLSAQDVAALKYKVPFWPLGPALAVLFMVFVMGVLGYVEATRISLYVGIVWMVSLSVLWIWVVQPRLMARKAAVSEAPRHHGPSADLLQQEAL; encoded by the coding sequence GTGGGAAACGCCTTGCATAGAAAACTGGGAGCCAGACACATCAACTTTCTGGCATTGGGCTCGGCCATCGGCACGGGGCTGTTCTATGGCGCTGCGGAGGCCATCAAGCAAGCCGGGCCATCGGTCATCCTGGCCTACATGATTGGTGGTGCGGCCATCTATATGGTGATGCGGGCCCTGGGGGAAATGGTGGTGCACGAGCCGGTCTCCAGCTCCTTTGGCCACTATGCGGCCGAGTACCTCAGCCCATTGGCCGGCTTTCTGACCGGATGGACCTATGTGCTGGAAATGGTCATCGTGGCCCTGGCCGATATCACGGCCTTTGGCATCTATATGAGCTTCTGGTTTCCGGACACGCCGCAGTGGATCTGGGTGCTGGGCGTGGTGGTCATCATCTGCGGCCTGAACCTGTGCCATGTGCGTATTTTTGGCGAGATGGAGTTCTGGCTGACGCTGGTGAAAGTCACGGCCATTGTGGCCATGATCGTGGGCGGGGTGGCCATCTTGTTCGCCGGCATCAAGCTCAACGGCAACAGCGCGCCCAGCCTGGGCAACCTGGTCAACCATGGCGGTTTTTTTGCCAATGGCATACAGGGTTTCATTGCCTCGTTCGCGGTGGTGATGTTTGCCTACGGCGGCATTGAGATCATCGGCCTCACGGGGAGCGAGGCGCAGCAGCCGGAAAAAGCCATACCCAAGGCCATCAGCGTGATTCCTGCGCGCATTTTGCTGTTCTATGTGATGACCATCACCGTCATTCTCAGCATCATGCCGTGGACGGAAATCGGCACGCAGGGCAGCCCCTTTGTGCAGATCTTCCAGGGTCTGGGCATCCACTCCGCCGCCACGATTCTCAACATCGTCGTCATCACCGCTGCGGTGTCCGCCATCAACAGCGACATCTTTGGCGCCGGCCGCATGTTGTTTGGCCTGGCCGCGCGCGGCCATGCGCCGCGGGCGTTGACCAAGGTGTCGCGCTTTGGTGTGCCCTGGGTCACGGTGCTGTGCATGAGCCTGGTGCTGTTGGGCGGGGTGCTGCTGAACTACCTGATCCCCGAGCAAATCTTTTTGCTCATTGCCTCGCTGGCCACCTTTGCCACGGTCTGGGTCTGGCTGATGATTTTGCTGTCGCAAATTTCCATGCGCCGGCGCCTGTCGGCCCAGGATGTGGCCGCGCTCAAGTACAAGGTGCCGTTCTGGCCGCTGGGTCCGGCCCTGGCCGTGCTCTTCATGGTCTTTGTGATGGGTGTGCTGGGCTATGTGGAAGCCACGCGCATCTCGCTGTACGTGGGCATTGTGTGGATGGTGTCGCTGTCGGTGCTGTGGATCTGGGTGGTGCAGCCACGGTTGATGGCGCGCAAGGCCGCCGTATCGGAAGCGCCGCGACACCACGGCCCGTCTGCCGATCTGCTTCAGCAGGAGGCTTTGTGA
- the hutH gene encoding histidine ammonia-lyase → MNNLHIHPGQLSLADLRHCYAQPVKLTLDASAGAGIDASVACVEAIIAEGRTAYGINTGFGLLASTKIAPEDLAKLQRSLVLSHAAGVGEPLDDAMVRLIMVLKINSLARGISGIRRVVIDHLIALVNAGVYPHIPLKGSVGASGDLAPLAHMSLVLLGESQARYRGEWLPAKEALAKAGLQPLTLAAKEGLALLNGTQVSTAYALRGLFEAEDLLAAGLVCGSLSVEALLGSRLPFDARIHAARGQKGQIDAAAAYRDLLTAHSEVGQSHERCEKVQDPYSLRCQPQVMGACLTQLRQAAEVLAVESNAVSDNPLVFAEQGDVVSGGNFHAEPVAMAADNLALALAEIGALSERRISLMMDKHMSQLPPFLVDNGGVNSGFMIAQVTAAALACDNISLAHPASVTSLPTSANQEDHVSMAPNAGKRLWAMAENVRGILAIEWLGACQGLDFRKGLKTSPKLETARSLLRASVPYYQEDRFFAPDIEVASSLLASGQLNALVPAGLLPSH, encoded by the coding sequence ATGAACAATCTGCACATTCACCCCGGACAGCTGAGCCTGGCCGATCTGCGCCACTGCTATGCCCAGCCTGTGAAGCTCACGCTGGACGCCAGTGCCGGCGCAGGTATCGATGCCTCCGTGGCCTGCGTGGAAGCCATCATTGCCGAGGGCCGCACGGCCTATGGCATCAACACCGGTTTTGGTCTGCTGGCCTCGACCAAGATTGCCCCCGAAGACCTGGCCAAGCTGCAGCGCTCGCTGGTGCTGTCCCACGCTGCCGGTGTGGGCGAGCCTTTGGATGACGCCATGGTGCGTTTGATCATGGTGCTCAAGATCAACAGCCTGGCGCGCGGCATTTCCGGTATTCGCCGCGTCGTTATCGACCATTTGATCGCCCTGGTGAATGCCGGGGTCTATCCGCATATTCCGCTCAAGGGTTCGGTGGGCGCATCGGGTGATCTGGCGCCGCTGGCCCATATGTCGCTGGTGTTGCTGGGCGAAAGCCAGGCCCGCTATCGCGGTGAATGGCTGCCCGCCAAGGAAGCGCTGGCCAAGGCCGGGCTCCAGCCTTTGACGCTGGCCGCCAAGGAGGGCCTGGCCCTGCTCAATGGCACCCAGGTGTCCACGGCCTATGCGCTGCGCGGTCTGTTCGAAGCTGAAGACCTGCTGGCCGCCGGCCTGGTGTGCGGCAGCCTCAGTGTGGAAGCGCTGCTGGGCTCGCGTCTGCCTTTTGATGCGCGCATTCATGCGGCGCGCGGGCAGAAGGGCCAGATCGATGCGGCAGCGGCTTACCGTGACCTGCTGACGGCACACAGCGAAGTGGGCCAATCGCATGAGCGCTGCGAAAAAGTGCAAGACCCCTATTCCCTGCGCTGCCAGCCCCAGGTCATGGGCGCATGTTTGACCCAGCTGCGCCAGGCCGCCGAGGTGCTGGCGGTGGAGTCCAACGCCGTGTCCGACAACCCGCTGGTGTTTGCCGAGCAGGGCGATGTGGTCTCTGGCGGCAATTTCCACGCCGAGCCGGTGGCCATGGCCGCCGACAACCTGGCGCTGGCGCTGGCCGAAATCGGCGCGCTGTCGGAGCGCCGCATCTCGCTGATGATGGACAAGCATATGTCGCAGCTGCCCCCGTTTCTGGTGGACAACGGCGGGGTCAACTCCGGCTTCATGATTGCCCAGGTCACGGCAGCGGCCCTGGCCTGCGACAACATCTCCCTGGCTCATCCCGCCAGCGTGACCAGCCTGCCCACATCGGCCAACCAGGAAGACCATGTCTCCATGGCACCCAACGCCGGCAAGCGCCTGTGGGCCATGGCCGAGAACGTGCGCGGCATTCTGGCCATCGAGTGGCTGGGGGCCTGCCAGGGACTGGACTTCCGCAAGGGCCTGAAGACCTCGCCCAAGCTGGAAACCGCCCGCAGCCTGCTGCGCGCCAGCGTCCCCTACTACCAGGAGGACCGCTTTTTTGCCCCGGACATCGAAGTCGCCAGCAGCCTGCTTGCCAGTGGTCAGCTGAACGCCTTGGTTCCCGCCGGGCTGCTCCCCAGCCATTGA
- the hutU gene encoding urocanate hydratase — translation MNANDAILHTDPRYDASRVIRAPRGNTLHCKNWLAEAAYRMLQNNLDPDVAENPKALVVYGGIGRAARNWACFDEILAQLKKLEADESLLIQSGKPVGVFKTHADAPRVLLANSNLVPKWATWEKFNELDQKGLFMYGQMTAGSWIYIGSQGIVQGTFETFVEAGRQHYNNDLTGKWILTAGLGGMGGAQPLAATLAGACSLNIECKQSSIDFRLRTRYVDKQAKDIDDALALIKHHTGRGEAVSIALLGNAAEVLPELVKRAKAEGPRPDIVTDQTSAHDLVNGYLPVGWTVVQWEAAAADPAQHARLTKAAAQSCAQHVQAMLDFQAMGIPTVDYGNNIRQVALDEGVKNAFDFPGFVPAYIRPLFCEGKGPFRWVALSGDPEDIYKTDAKIKELFPENKHTHRWLEMARERIAFQGLPSRICWLGLGERHKAALAFNEMVKNGELKAPIVIGRDHLDCGSVASPNRETEAMKDGTDAVSDWPLLNALLNTAGGATWVSLHHGGGVGMGYSQHSGVVIVADGTEEAARRLGRVLWNDPATGVMRHADAGYDIAVEASKRHGLNLPMVGE, via the coding sequence ATGAACGCCAATGACGCCATCCTCCACACCGATCCCCGTTACGACGCCAGCCGCGTGATCCGTGCCCCCCGTGGCAATACCCTGCATTGCAAAAACTGGCTGGCCGAAGCCGCCTACCGCATGCTGCAAAACAATCTGGACCCCGATGTGGCCGAGAACCCCAAGGCCCTGGTGGTCTACGGGGGCATAGGCCGTGCGGCGCGCAACTGGGCCTGCTTTGACGAGATCCTGGCCCAGCTGAAAAAGCTGGAGGCCGACGAGTCGCTGCTGATCCAGTCCGGCAAGCCCGTGGGTGTGTTCAAAACCCATGCCGATGCACCGCGCGTGCTGCTGGCCAACTCCAATCTGGTGCCCAAATGGGCCACCTGGGAGAAGTTCAACGAGCTGGACCAGAAGGGCCTGTTCATGTACGGCCAGATGACGGCGGGCAGCTGGATTTACATCGGCAGCCAGGGCATTGTGCAAGGCACGTTCGAGACCTTTGTCGAGGCCGGTCGCCAGCACTACAACAACGACCTCACAGGCAAATGGATTCTCACCGCCGGCCTGGGCGGCATGGGCGGTGCCCAGCCCCTGGCCGCCACGCTGGCCGGTGCCTGCTCGCTGAACATCGAGTGCAAGCAATCCAGCATCGACTTCCGCCTGCGCACCCGCTATGTGGACAAGCAGGCCAAGGATATTGATGACGCGCTGGCGCTGATCAAGCACCACACAGGCCGGGGCGAGGCGGTCTCCATCGCCCTGCTGGGCAATGCCGCCGAGGTGCTGCCCGAGCTGGTCAAGCGCGCCAAGGCGGAGGGCCCCCGCCCCGACATCGTGACCGACCAGACCTCGGCCCACGACCTGGTCAACGGCTACCTGCCCGTGGGCTGGACCGTGGTGCAATGGGAGGCTGCAGCGGCCGATCCTGCCCAGCACGCCAGGCTCACCAAAGCCGCAGCCCAAAGCTGTGCCCAGCATGTGCAAGCCATGCTGGACTTCCAGGCCATGGGCATTCCCACGGTGGATTACGGCAACAACATCCGCCAGGTGGCCCTGGATGAAGGCGTGAAAAACGCCTTCGACTTCCCTGGCTTTGTGCCGGCCTATATCCGCCCGCTGTTCTGTGAAGGCAAGGGCCCGTTCCGTTGGGTGGCCCTGTCCGGCGACCCCGAAGATATTTACAAGACCGACGCCAAGATCAAGGAATTGTTCCCCGAGAATAAGCACACACATCGCTGGCTGGAAATGGCCCGTGAGCGTATCGCTTTTCAGGGACTGCCTTCACGCATCTGCTGGTTGGGCCTGGGCGAGCGCCACAAGGCGGCCCTGGCCTTTAACGAGATGGTGAAAAACGGCGAGCTCAAAGCACCCATCGTCATCGGTCGCGACCACCTGGACTGCGGCTCCGTGGCCAGCCCCAACCGTGAAACCGAAGCCATGAAAGACGGCACCGATGCCGTCTCCGACTGGCCGCTCTTGAACGCCCTGCTCAACACCGCAGGTGGCGCCACCTGGGTCAGCCTGCACCACGGCGGTGGTGTGGGCATGGGCTACTCCCAGCACTCGGGCGTGGTCATCGTCGCCGATGGCACGGAGGAAGCCGCGAGGCGCCTGGGCCGCGTGCTGTGGAACGACCCGGCGACCGGTGTGATGCGCCATGCCGATGCGGGTTATGACATTGCCGTGGAAGCCTCCAAGCGCCATGGTTTGAACCTGCCGATGGTGGGGGAGTGA
- a CDS encoding Fe-S oxidoreductase has protein sequence MTSSLPPSMPSTAAPVASPVPGAGTASPVAGVTQTVPTPAVFSVPGVSGVAAAAQVAPILAAAQAALASQVNLSPQAQQAIKAEAFAQLVAQLVQQIQGSNVQQPANWPAGGVTPQWQALLQALVQQASAGQPLPQQLVSAQSWPSTLVQTVLQNLGAGAPPAPSPQVPAQPPPSLTAQLPAAAGNAVPPGSGPAGMLRPALPPLQNWLVQQGVLQGPDGDRAFTLTLRVPVAWAQAQSVLGQALGAQPAASPALLGGGSGPLGAGSALGALLLPYGSSVQPLANTSFGLVLQPQGLPAAQAQAMRTSAVLQLEFQPLPNAAASAAQQSVAAALLPAGMLPQEAYQALLARGGDPWLHMAQQQASGQLPRERQHHGEGQQCDRAGCQYQGRAECAQPFCAEMNSIWAADRAGRR, from the coding sequence GTGACCTCTAGCTTGCCCCCTTCCATGCCCAGTACCGCAGCGCCGGTAGCGTCTCCCGTGCCTGGGGCGGGCACGGCGAGTCCGGTGGCGGGCGTGACGCAGACGGTCCCGACGCCGGCCGTATTCAGCGTGCCCGGCGTGTCTGGGGTGGCCGCTGCTGCCCAGGTGGCGCCGATTCTGGCGGCTGCCCAGGCGGCGCTGGCCAGCCAGGTCAATCTCTCGCCCCAGGCGCAGCAGGCCATCAAGGCCGAGGCCTTTGCCCAATTGGTGGCCCAGCTGGTGCAGCAAATCCAGGGCAGCAATGTGCAGCAGCCAGCCAACTGGCCGGCCGGGGGCGTGACGCCCCAGTGGCAGGCCCTGCTGCAGGCCCTGGTGCAACAGGCATCGGCCGGCCAGCCCCTGCCCCAGCAACTGGTCAGTGCCCAGTCCTGGCCATCGACCCTGGTGCAGACCGTGCTGCAGAACCTGGGCGCCGGGGCCCCGCCGGCCCCATCACCACAGGTGCCGGCCCAGCCTCCGCCTTCGTTGACGGCGCAGCTGCCCGCTGCAGCGGGCAACGCGGTGCCGCCAGGCAGCGGGCCAGCCGGCATGCTGCGCCCGGCTCTGCCGCCGTTGCAGAACTGGCTGGTGCAGCAAGGCGTGTTGCAGGGGCCAGATGGTGACCGGGCCTTCACGCTGACGCTGCGCGTGCCCGTGGCCTGGGCCCAGGCGCAAAGCGTGCTGGGCCAGGCGCTGGGTGCGCAGCCTGCAGCCAGCCCGGCCTTGCTGGGCGGTGGCAGCGGCCCATTGGGAGCAGGCAGCGCATTGGGGGCGTTGCTGCTGCCCTATGGCAGCAGCGTCCAGCCCTTGGCCAACACCAGCTTTGGTTTGGTATTGCAGCCCCAGGGCCTGCCTGCTGCCCAGGCGCAGGCCATGCGCACCAGTGCCGTGCTGCAGCTGGAGTTTCAGCCGCTGCCCAATGCGGCGGCCAGTGCGGCCCAGCAATCGGTGGCTGCCGCCCTGCTGCCCGCCGGCATGCTGCCGCAAGAGGCCTACCAGGCCTTGCTGGCGCGCGGCGGCGATCCCTGGCTGCACATGGCCCAGCAACAAGCCAGCGGCCAGTTGCCACGCGAGCGCCAGCACCATGGTGAGGGCCAGCAATGCGACCGCGCCGGCTGCCAGTATCAGGGCCGGGCCGAATGTGCCCAGCCGTTTTGCGCCGAGATGAACAGCATCTGGGCGGCGGATAGGGCGGGGAGACGGTGA
- a CDS encoding homocysteine S-methyltransferase family protein gives MSLPTYTRAQELPATLAQRLVILDGAMGTMIQRFKLGEAQYRGEGYSGPDGVGQRFADFPRDVKGNNELLSITRPDVIRDIHEKYLAAGADLIETNTFGATTVAQDDYHMADLAREMNLQSARLARAACDKYSVNGRICYVAGALGPTPKTASISPDVNDPGARNVTFEQLRRAYFEQTVALIEGGADVILVETIFDTLNAKAALFAVDEAFEATGERLPIMISGTVTDASGRILSGQTVTAFWHSVRHSKPLSVGLNCALGASLMRPYIQELAKAAPDTFISCYPNAGLPNPMSDTGFDETPEVTSRLVHEFAAEGLVNIVGGCCGTTPDHIGAIASAVQATATRKLFYPENA, from the coding sequence ATGAGCCTGCCCACCTATACCCGCGCCCAAGAACTGCCTGCCACCCTGGCCCAACGCCTCGTCATTTTGGACGGCGCCATGGGCACCATGATCCAGCGTTTCAAGCTGGGCGAGGCCCAGTACCGGGGTGAGGGCTATAGCGGGCCGGACGGCGTGGGCCAGCGCTTTGCCGACTTCCCGCGCGATGTGAAGGGCAACAACGAGCTGCTGTCCATCACCCGCCCGGATGTGATCCGCGACATCCACGAAAAATACCTGGCCGCCGGCGCCGACCTGATCGAGACCAACACCTTTGGCGCCACCACCGTGGCCCAGGATGACTATCACATGGCTGATCTGGCGCGTGAGATGAATCTGCAAAGCGCCCGCCTGGCCCGTGCGGCCTGCGATAAATACAGTGTCAACGGCCGCATCTGCTATGTGGCCGGCGCCCTGGGCCCCACGCCCAAGACGGCCTCCATCAGCCCTGATGTGAACGACCCCGGCGCGCGCAATGTGACTTTCGAGCAGCTGCGCCGGGCGTACTTTGAGCAGACCGTGGCCTTGATCGAAGGCGGGGCCGATGTGATTTTGGTGGAGACCATCTTCGACACCCTCAACGCCAAGGCCGCGCTGTTTGCCGTGGACGAGGCCTTCGAGGCCACGGGCGAGCGCCTGCCCATCATGATCAGCGGCACCGTCACCGACGCCTCGGGCCGCATCTTGAGTGGCCAGACCGTGACCGCCTTCTGGCACAGCGTGCGCCACAGCAAGCCCCTGTCCGTGGGCCTGAACTGCGCCCTGGGCGCCTCGCTGATGCGCCCCTATATCCAGGAGCTGGCCAAGGCCGCGCCGGACACCTTCATCAGCTGCTACCCCAATGCCGGCCTGCCCAACCCCATGAGCGATACCGGCTTTGACGAGACGCCGGAGGTCACCAGCCGCCTGGTGCACGAGTTCGCGGCCGAGGGCCTGGTCAACATCGTGGGCGGCTGCTGCGGCACCACGCCCGACCATATCGGAGCCATTGCCAGCGCGGTGCAGGCCACGGCGACGCGCAAGTTGTTCTACCCAGAAAACGCGTAA
- the hutI gene encoding imidazolonepropionase yields MNFESDPHASADGRWQPVRLAPGLFQADQVVAEQEPACIVVQQGRVVWVGPQAAVPAAYASLPVHDGQQMLVTPGLVDCHTHLVYGGERANEFAMRLAGASYEDIARAGGGIVSSVQHTREATEDALFAAALPRLQQLLDEGVTAIEIKSGYGLSLAHERKQLRVARRLGQACGVTVRTTFLGAHALPPEYAGRSQDYIDLVCQQMLPALAAEGLVDAVDVFCERIAFSLAETEQVFQAAKALGLPVKLHAEQLSNMEGAALAARYGALSCDHIEHLSAQGIAAMCQAGTVAVLLPGAFYTLRDTQVPPIAALRAAGVPMAVSTDHNPGTSPALSLLLMANMACTLFRLTVPEALAGITTHAAQALGLQDEQGLLAAGRPANFVLWPVQHAAELAYWLGAKPDCTIVRQGRIARRAAARA; encoded by the coding sequence ATGAATTTTGAATCTGACCCACACGCTAGCGCCGACGGCCGCTGGCAGCCCGTGCGCCTGGCCCCTGGCTTGTTTCAGGCCGATCAGGTCGTGGCCGAGCAGGAGCCGGCTTGCATCGTGGTGCAGCAAGGCCGGGTGGTATGGGTGGGGCCGCAGGCCGCCGTGCCTGCCGCCTATGCCTCGCTGCCCGTGCACGATGGACAGCAAATGCTGGTCACCCCCGGCCTGGTGGACTGCCACACCCATTTGGTTTATGGCGGCGAGCGCGCCAACGAATTCGCCATGCGCCTGGCGGGTGCCAGCTATGAAGACATAGCGCGCGCCGGCGGCGGCATTGTCTCCAGCGTGCAGCACACCCGCGAGGCCACGGAAGACGCGCTGTTCGCCGCTGCCCTGCCGCGTTTGCAGCAGTTGCTGGACGAGGGCGTGACGGCCATTGAAATCAAATCCGGCTATGGCCTGAGTTTGGCGCACGAGCGCAAGCAGCTGCGCGTGGCGCGGCGCCTGGGCCAGGCCTGCGGCGTGACCGTGCGCACCACGTTTTTGGGTGCCCATGCGCTGCCGCCCGAATACGCGGGCCGCAGCCAGGATTACATAGACCTGGTGTGCCAGCAGATGCTGCCCGCCCTGGCCGCCGAAGGCCTGGTGGATGCGGTGGATGTGTTTTGCGAGCGCATTGCGTTTTCCCTGGCCGAGACCGAGCAGGTGTTCCAGGCCGCCAAGGCCCTGGGCCTGCCGGTCAAGCTGCATGCCGAGCAGCTCTCCAACATGGAAGGCGCGGCCCTGGCTGCGCGCTACGGCGCCTTGTCTTGCGACCATATCGAACATCTCTCGGCCCAAGGCATTGCGGCCATGTGCCAGGCCGGCACCGTGGCCGTGCTGCTGCCCGGCGCCTTCTACACGCTGCGTGACACGCAAGTGCCGCCGATTGCGGCCCTGCGTGCGGCCGGCGTGCCCATGGCCGTATCCACCGACCACAACCCCGGCACCTCGCCGGCCTTGAGCCTGCTGCTGATGGCGAATATGGCTTGCACGTTGTTCAGACTCACCGTGCCCGAGGCCCTGGCCGGCATCACCACCCATGCAGCCCAGGCCCTGGGCTTGCAGGACGAGCAAGGTCTGCTGGCCGCAGGCCGCCCCGCCAACTTTGTGCTGTGGCCGGTGCAGCATGCGGCCGAACTGGCCTACTGGCTGGGTGCCAAGCCGGACTGCACCATCGTGCGCCAGGGGCGTATTGCCCGCCGTGCAGCAGCGCGGGCCTGA
- the hutC gene encoding histidine utilization repressor codes for MRPPSQPDPSPSAAAPAFQRIKDYVLQQIQSGQWQQGQAIPSEAALAKQFGVARMTVNRALRELSDDQTLTRVQGSGTFVAQHKYQSTLVQLRNIADEIAARGHLHRGELQRLERCKAEPALMHEFKLELPHTLFHSVVVHYENDLPIQLEDRYVNPAVAPDYLSQDFASQTPNAYLMRVAPLQGVEFSIEAGMPSAEMAELLRMEAQEPCLVLRRRTHSQGQVASVSALWHPASRYQFTGSF; via the coding sequence ATGCGTCCGCCTTCTCAACCTGACCCATCGCCCTCTGCCGCAGCCCCTGCATTCCAGCGCATCAAGGACTATGTGCTGCAGCAAATTCAAAGCGGGCAGTGGCAACAGGGCCAGGCCATCCCCAGCGAGGCCGCGCTGGCCAAGCAGTTCGGCGTGGCACGCATGACGGTGAACCGCGCGCTGCGCGAACTCAGCGACGACCAGACACTGACGCGGGTCCAGGGATCGGGCACGTTTGTGGCCCAGCACAAATACCAGTCCACCCTGGTGCAGCTGCGCAATATTGCGGACGAGATCGCGGCACGCGGCCATCTGCACCGCGGTGAGCTGCAGCGGCTGGAACGCTGCAAGGCCGAGCCCGCGCTGATGCACGAATTCAAGCTGGAGCTGCCGCACACCTTGTTCCATTCGGTGGTCGTGCACTACGAAAACGATCTACCCATCCAGCTGGAAGATCGCTACGTCAACCCCGCCGTGGCGCCCGACTACCTGTCGCAGGACTTTGCCAGCCAGACCCCCAACGCCTACCTGATGCGCGTGGCGCCGTTGCAAGGGGTGGAGTTCTCCATCGAGGCCGGCATGCCCAGCGCAGAAATGGCCGAGCTGCTGCGCATGGAAGCCCAGGAACCCTGCCTGGTGCTGCGCCGACGCACCCACTCGCAAGGCCAGGTTGCCTCGGTATCGGCGCTGTGGCACCCCGCCTCGCGCTACCAGTTCACAGGAAGTTTTTAA
- a CDS encoding helix-turn-helix domain-containing protein, translated as MPGPGSRPSPNQILASVLPGAAGAAPVSAPVGKQEVGAKLRKERKQRGMTLQQLAERSGLAVSTISKAERGAMALSYEKMLKLGAALDIDMTRLFMGADAVVPPKGSRPTVVKDCFDDVQRYETDQYVYSVLCGAYPDKKMQPLMAVINAREAADFSETIRHPGQEFVIVLSGRVRILFENGEVLELGRHEAAYFDSGIGHVYVSLSKQPAQVVSVCC; from the coding sequence ATGCCAGGCCCTGGTTCTCGTCCATCGCCCAACCAAATTCTTGCCTCCGTCCTGCCCGGTGCGGCAGGTGCGGCCCCTGTTTCTGCACCCGTGGGCAAGCAGGAGGTGGGCGCCAAGCTGCGCAAGGAACGCAAGCAGCGCGGCATGACCTTGCAGCAGCTGGCCGAGCGCAGCGGGCTGGCCGTCTCCACCATCTCCAAGGCCGAGCGCGGAGCGATGGCGCTGAGCTACGAAAAAATGCTCAAACTGGGCGCGGCCCTGGACATCGACATGACGCGGCTGTTCATGGGGGCCGATGCCGTGGTGCCACCCAAGGGCAGCCGGCCCACGGTGGTCAAGGACTGCTTTGACGATGTGCAGCGCTACGAGACCGATCAGTATGTGTACAGCGTGCTGTGCGGTGCCTACCCGGACAAGAAAATGCAGCCGCTGATGGCGGTGATCAATGCCCGTGAGGCGGCCGATTTCTCCGAAACCATACGCCACCCGGGCCAGGAGTTCGTCATCGTGCTCTCGGGGCGGGTGCGCATTCTGTTTGAGAACGGGGAAGTGCTGGAGCTGGGCCGCCATGAGGCCGCCTACTTCGACAGCGGCATAGGCCATGTGTATGTCAGCCTGAGCAAGCAGCCGGCCCAGGTGGTGAGTGTGTGCTGTTGA
- a CDS encoding HutD family protein, with amino-acid sequence MHGFDWQQIVPTRWKNGGGSTREIACGPRGAGLDDFGWRISVAEIAKAGPFSVFPGIDRHIMLLEGDGVQLHSSAAGIDHALAQRWQPFAFAGDVALSCSLLGGPSTDFNVMTRRGLWSAQVQVVQQAQLLGVSPAGLVMVLQGQWRRASAAPPLLPGQGCWWSASDAGSGLLVPQSGDARLVHVALHPAQP; translated from the coding sequence ATGCACGGCTTTGATTGGCAGCAGATCGTGCCCACGCGCTGGAAAAACGGAGGCGGCAGCACGCGTGAGATTGCCTGCGGGCCCCGGGGCGCGGGCCTGGACGACTTTGGCTGGCGCATCAGCGTGGCCGAGATTGCAAAGGCAGGCCCGTTCTCCGTCTTCCCCGGCATAGACCGGCACATCATGCTGCTGGAGGGCGATGGCGTGCAGCTGCACAGCAGTGCAGCAGGCATAGACCATGCGCTTGCGCAGCGCTGGCAGCCTTTTGCCTTTGCCGGCGATGTGGCGCTTTCCTGCAGCCTGTTGGGTGGACCTTCCACCGACTTCAATGTCATGACCCGGCGCGGCCTGTGGAGCGCCCAGGTCCAGGTGGTGCAACAAGCCCAGTTGCTGGGTGTCAGCCCGGCCGGCCTGGTCATGGTGTTGCAAGGGCAATGGCGGCGCGCCAGTGCGGCGCCGCCCTTGCTGCCCGGCCAGGGTTGCTGGTGGTCGGCGTCAGATGCCGGCAGCGGATTGCTGGTGCCGCAATCTGGTGATGCCCGTTTGGTGCATGTGGCACTCCACCCGGCCCAGCCTTGA